From one Lotus japonicus ecotype B-129 chromosome 3, LjGifu_v1.2 genomic stretch:
- the LOC130746392 gene encoding pectinesterase 3, with product MDSMKSFKGYGKVDEMEQQAFQKKTRKRMIIMIISSVILVAVIIAAVVGFVVHKRSTSSQPNSVSPTESTPAAQLKAVCMVTQYPNSCFSAISSLPDSNTTDAKTLFKLSLRAAIDELSKLTRVTPKLHAVNDTRLRKAIAVCADVLNDSLGSLNDSISSLDGEIPSPAKVADLETWLSAALTDHDTCLDAIGELNSTAARGVLLEMGTAMRNSTEFASNSLAIVTKILRLAAKFQRRRLLGEFPEWVGAAERRLLAAGNETVPDAVVAKDGTGQFRTIAEALKGVAKKSEKRFVVYVKKGEYVENIDLDKNTWNVMIYGDGMTETIISGGRNFIDGTPTFETATFAAKGKGFIAKDIKFVNTAGAAKHQAVAMRSGSDRSVFYRCSFDGFQDTLYAHSNRQFYRECDITGTIDFIFGNAASIFQNCKIMPRQPMPNQFNTITAQGKKDPNQNTGIVIQKSTITPLESTYTAPTYLGRPWKDFSTTLIMQSEIGSFLKPVGWVSWVANVDPPATIFYAEHQNSGPGSDVAQRVKWTGYKSTLTADDLGKFTLASFIQGPEWLPDTAAAFDST from the exons ATGGATTCTATGAAGTCCTTCAAAGGATATGGCAAAGTTGATGAAATGGAGCAACAAGCCTTTCAGAAAAAGACACGTAAGCGCATGATCATCATGATCATCTCTTCCGTGATTCTAGTAGCGGTGATCATCGCCGCGGTTGTAGGATTCGTGGTGCACAAGCGCAGCACCTCATCACAACCCAACTCGGTCTCACCCACTGAGTCAACCCCGGCCGCGCAACTCAAAGCGGTTTGCATGGTGACTCAGTACCCCAACTCGTGCTTCTCCGCAATCTCCTCCTTACCGGATTCCAACACCACCGATGCCAAAACCCTCTTCAAGCTCTCCCTCCGTGCCGCGATCGATGAGCTGTCGAAACTCACGCGCGTGACTCCCAAACTCCACGCCGTTAACGACACGCGCCTCCGGAAGGCAATCGCCGTCTGCGCCGATGTCCTTAACGACTCGCTGGGTAGTCTCAACGACTCGATCTCCTCCCTCGACGGCGAGATCCCATCTCCGGCGAAGGTCGCCGACTTAGAGACATGGCTCAGCGCCGCCCTTACGGACCACGACACGTGCTTGGACGCCATTGGTGAATTGAACTCCACCGCCGCGCGTGGAGTTCTTCTGGAGATGGGGACCGCCATGAGAAACTCGACGGAGTTTGCCAGTAACAGCTTGGCGATCGTGACGAAGATCTTACGGCTGGCCGCGAAGTTCCAACGGCGGAGGCTGCTCGGGGAGTTCCCGGAGTGGGTGGGTGCGGCGGAGCGGAGGCTGCTGGCGGCCGGGAATGAGACGGTGCCTGATGCGGTGGTGGCGAAGGACGGGACTGGACAGTTCAGGACGATTGCGGAGGCGCTGAAGGGGGTGGCGAAGAAGAGTGAGAAGAGGTTTGTGGTGTATGTGAAGAAAGGAGAGTATGTTGAGAACATTGATTTGGATAAGAACACTTGGAATGTGATGATCTACGGCGATGGCATGACGGAGACCATTATCTCCGGTGGCCGGAACTTCATCGACGGCACGCCCACTTTTGAAACCGCCACTTTTG CTGCTAAGGGCAAGGGATTCATTGCCAAAGACATTAAGTTTGTGAACACCGCAGGTGCAGCTAAGCACCAGGCTGTAGCAATGAGATCAGGCTCAGATCGTTCAGTGTTCTACAGATGCTCGTTTGACGGCTTCCAAGACACCCTCTACGCACATTCCAACCGCCAATTCTACCGCGAATGTGACATCACTGGCACCATAGACTTCATATTCGGCAATGCAGCTTCAATTTTCCAAAACTGCAAGATCATGCCTAGGCAGCCTATGCCAAACCAGTTCAACACCATCACAGCTCAGGGCAAGAAGGATCCAAACCAGAACACTGGTATTGTGATTCAGAAATCAACCATCACCCCCTTAGAAAGCACTTACACAGCACCAACTTACCTTGGCAGGCCTTGGAAAGATTTCTCCACCACTTTGATCATGCAATCTGAGATTGGATCATTCTTGAAGCCAGTTGGGTGGGTGAGTTGGGTGGCAAATGTGGATCCTCCAGCTACCATATTCTATGCTGAGCACCAGAATTCTGGGCCTGGTTCAGATGTGGCCCAGAGGGTTAAATGGACCGGTTATAAGTCCACACTTACTGCTGATGACTTGGGGAAGTTCACTTTGGCATCGTTTATTCAAGGCCCTGAGTGGTTACCAGACACTGCCGCGGCGTTTGATTCTACCTAG